CCGTAGGACCCGGCGATACCCTTGCCGAAATGACGATTCAGATAGGCGAGGAAACGGGAAAGATACGTTTCAAACTCTTCCCCGAGGTTGCGCCTAAGGGAGTCGATAACTTTGTCAAGCTGGCTCAGAGCGGATATTATGACGGCAAGACAATCCACAGAGTAATCAAGGATTTTATGATACAGGGCGGCTCGCTCAGGGGTAACGGCACAGGCGGAACAACAGCCGACAAGACCGAGATTCCCCGTGAAACGAACAACCGTATGAGAGCTTATTACGGTGCGCTGGGATATGCGGAAGGCAGTGACGGCATCAACAGCCAGTTCTTTATCGTGAACAACAAAACGCCGTTTGACATTGCAAAGACTGCTGCGAATATTTCCTCCGACCTTGAAGAATACAAGGACAGACTGAAGGAGGAGGACAAAAAGACTTATACCGATTATCTTTCAAAGCTCAACTCCGTTCCGGACGATGTAAAAGCAAAGTACCTTTCAAGCGGCGGTGCATTCAGCATTGACGGTAAATATACGATATTCGGGCAGGCTATAGAAGGGCTTGATTTCCTTGACAAGATAAGTACGGTCGAGGTTTCATCCGGCAATTCCATTGACGATGAGGCCGGCATCGCCTCTAAACCCGCAGTTTCGATAATAATCAAGAAAATCGAAATCGCCACAATCCCGACAATAACCGAAACAGAGGCTACCACCACTACAAGAAAGAGCATCCGCCCGTCAGCGACTACTCCCGCTCCGAGCGATACGACCACAGCGGAAACTCCCGCTCCCGACAATACAACAGCGGCAGAAACTACTGCTCAGTAACGAAAACAGATAACACCCCTGCGTTGCGATTTAATGCAACGCAGGGGTGATTTTTGTGTAGGTTAATTGTGAAAGTAGGCATTATGAGTTGTGGAAGGGGGGGTTTGGCGGGAAGCATATTGTCGATACGGGTCACGCAGGTGGCATAGGCATTTCTGCCCGTGCCACTGCCCTGCAGACTTACCGATCACTTTCTTCTGTAGCTGTAATAAGTCTTAGTGCGTACTTCCCTGTCGGACGACTGGCTGACTTCGTTTTCCGAATAACTGCTCCAATCGTCCCATCTGTAGTAATAGTAGGTGTAAATCTTCCGTCTTTCACGATAACGGTATTCTGTGTGGGTGACAGGTGCTATCCATCGGCTTTCTTCTTTGTAATACTGATAAGGTGACTTGTCGTAAAAATACTGATACTGATAATTCACATGGCTACATCTACCTTTGTCAGTAACCGACTTTCTTGAAGTAGACCAATCGGTCCATTTATAATATATAGTGCTTTCAATCCAGCCTTGTTTATTGATTCCGCACGTTCTGCACCAATGAGAACCCCATTTACCTGTTTTGGCACGCTTTCCTTCATATCTGCCGTAGCGGTATTCGGTATACCCTTCCTTATCTGTAACAGTCTTTGTTTCTACCTGTCTGCTGTCATCTGAGCCTACCCAAGAGCTTGACCAGCCACTCCACGAGCCGTATTCACTCCACGCCCACGAGCTGTCATACTGTGTCCAGCCGTCCTTGCTTGAATCGTTCGATGTGGTTGTCTGCTTGTCACGGTAGCTGTAGCGTGTCTGTTCTGTTATCTCGTACTCATCAGAAGTAACCTCGGACGGCAGAGTATCTGTATAATCCGACCAGTCTGGACCCTTGCTGAGCGTGAGCCTGATTACAGAGCCTTCTTCAAGCGATGTTGCTCCGGCAGGCTCCTGACTTAGTACGCTGCCGTACGGAATATCGGTGCTGTATCCGTCATAAACAACGCTCACATCGAATTTTGCAAGCGCTTTTCTTGCTTCATCCTCGGTCATTCCGTATACAGTTGCAACATCGAACTTCTGCTTGCCCTTGCTTACATAAATCGTGACCTTGCCACCCTTTTTCAGCTTCTCGTCTGCGGCAGGCGACTGCTTGATAACCTTACCGGGAGCAACTGCGGAATTAAACGATTCCTTTATCTCAACAGCAAAGCCTGTTTTCTTAAGTGTATTTTCGGCTTCGGAACGTTTCTTGCCGACAACATTATTGACAGTAAGCATCTGAACGCCACGGCTGATATAAATAACCACCTTTGAGCCGTAATTCTTCTCGGTATCTGCGGCAGGCTCCTGACGTATTACTACACCCTCGGCAACGTTGTCGCTGTATTCCTTGCTTACACTCACGCTGAATCCCGCTTTTTCAAGCGTTGATATTGCTTCGTTCTCCTTATTACCGGTCACGTTTCCGACCTTTACAAGCGAAGGCTCGTTGCTTGCGGTGCAGACATATATTATTACCGATGTGCCGGATTTTTGCTCACTGCCCGGCAACGGCGACTGAGCGTATACCGTATTTTCGGGTGCGTCGGACTCGCCCTCAAGTATTGTTACCTTGAATCCGAGCTTTTCAAGCTGTGAAACGGCTGACGCCTTATCAACGCCTGTAAGGGCGGGGACTTTCAGCGTATTGTTTTTGCTTGATACTGTAAGAGTTATCTTAGTGCCCTTGCTTACATTATCTCCGTCCTTAACACTCTGCTTAAGAACCGTATTTTCGGGAACACTGTCATTCTTCTCATATTGAGCAGCTACAACAAGACCCATCGCCTTAAGGGTCTTCTCTGCTTCACTATAGGTCATACCTTTTACATTGGGCATTTTCATCGACTTAGAGCCCTTTGATATAACTATAGTCACAGTAGTGCCTTTTTCAACCTTTTCTCCTGCTTCGATACTCTGGCTGATTACCTTTCCTGCGGCAACGTTATCATCGTTCTTTTCTTCTATAACGGGCTTGTCGAAGCCTGCTTCCTTCAGCTTTGACAATGCGGTTTTCTTATCGTCCCATATTACATACGGCACGGTGCATACTCCGTTTTCCTCTTTTACTACACCGTTTCCGCTGCTTATCATAAGGGTGACGATGCCGTTTTCTTCAAGATAAGAGCTTCCTGTGGGAGTTTGCAATACTATCACTCCCGCATCAATATATTTCGATTCGATGCTTCCCTCAGATGACGCTGTCAGATTTGCTTCTTCAATCAGCCTTATAGCCTCATCCTTGCTAAGTCCCTCAACATCCGGAACAGAAACGATTCCGTCCGGTATAACGATTTCTTCCGTAAAAAGCGACGGGAAGTTAATTACGCCTGTGGCAAGAAGTGCACCGAAGGTTATTACAACCGCCATCAGAGCGGGTATGCCTACCTTCAGCCAGACAGGCCAGTGATACAGATCGATTTTCTTTATCTTTCCGTATCTGCGTTTTGCCGGAGGCTCGGAGTCAAGCTCTTTCATAAATGACGCCACATCGGGCGTTCTGTCCTCGATTCTGATATTCAGCGCATTAAGAATTGCATTTTCACGTTTCTGTGATATGCTCTTGCAATACTTATGAAGCGGCATCAGCGGATCTCGTTTTCTTGTTTCGCACTCTGCGTTTCTTCCCATTGCTTCGGGAGGAGTTACTCCTGTAATCATTTTATAGAGCGTTCCGGCAAGTGCGTACACATCGGTATGAGGACCCTGATCGCCTCTGCTGTCATACTGTTCCTTCGGTGAATAGCCGGGCTTGATTATCGTGGTCAGACTTTTGCTGTGCGATGTGGTTGCATACCTCGAAGCACCGAAATCTATCAGCTTGACCTGACCGTTAGTAGTCAGGAATATATTGTCGGGCGCTATATCTCTGTGAAGAATGCCCTCTTTATGTACCGTTTCCAGAGATCTCATTACAGGCATAAGCATAGAAACCGCTTCATCCTCAGGAATGACCTTATCTCGTTTAAGACGGTCGGATAGCGTTTCGCCCTCGAGATATTCCATTATGATATATGCTGTTTCATTTTCTGTAAAGCTGTCAAACACCTTTACTATACCGCTCTCATTCTGAAATTTGGCAAGCCTTTTCGCTTCTTCAACGAATTTCTTCAATCCGTCACGGAACTGCTCGTTCTTTTCGCCGCCTAAAAGCGTTACGCAGGACTGTCCGGGTATCCTTGTGGAAAACTCGCTCGGAAGGTATTCTTTTATTGCCACCTTCTGCTCAAGCTTACCGTCCCACGCAATATACGTTACTCCGAAGCCGCCGTATCCCAGCACCCTTCCTATTATATAGCGGTCGAGCAGGATCGAGCCGGGTGCCATATGAATAGCTTCTTCTGCGCCTGTTCCTTCTACATATCCGCAATAAGGGCAAATTTCAAGCCCGCTGTCATACTGCTCCATGCAGCCCATACATCTTTTGTTCATCTTAGTGGGTTTCCTCTCCTGTAAATTCAAAATTGGTATATATATCGCCTATATACGCCAGATTTTTTGATTTTATTTTCTCTTTGAAGCACGTTTCGTTCAAGGGTATCTGTCCGTCATTACATTTACTGATCATAAGCGTACTTTGATAAACATTTCCGAGCATCCACGACAGCAGACGTTCGGCGGCTTTCACCTGAGCTTCGCTTTTGTTTCCCAGACTCCATTCATAGACATAATCACAACGAATCTTATCCGAATCGTAATATACAAATGATTTGGTGTAATTTGTAATCGTGCTTTTGATCCTGTTTATATCCATAGTAGTCGCAAGCATAACCGCACACTTGTTTTCCTCGTTGTCGAGGAATTCATTCTCGCTCGCATACACTGACGTGCCGAAATTGTATTCCGTCAGTTTTTCCGCATCGTCAGCCACCGCAATAATATCCGTTCCGAAATCCGAAATATCCGAAAAGCTCTCCTTGTCATACTTTACGCTTGTTGCACCGTTTGTAATAACACACGCAAGAGGTATTTCTATACCGAGCGGCACTTTTTTGGACGAAGAAAGCATACTTTTATTCTTTCCGATAAAAAGACAGTTGTCCGCCTGTTCAGAATCAAGCACAGCGTCCACGCTTGCGGCATTTTTCAACAGATCGTCGGGAATATCGCTGCTTTCGAACAGATCGGGAAGTTCATTCTTCTCTGCCGCCGTTTTCAGCCTGTCTGCATATTCCGCCTCCGGAATTGCCGTCAGCTCCACTGTTACATTGCCGAATTTATCGGTGAAATCGTCGGTAATGCTTTTCATTGCCGCCGCCTCGTATGAGCCGTCAGCCACTGAGTACCACACGCTTATCACGGCGCTGTCAAGGGTCTGCTCGGAACACTTCGACAGATAGGCACCGGCAACCGCAGAGGTGCTGACACCCAGCACGACGCAGGCGGCCGCTATCCCGATAAATCTTCTTGCACGCCGCATATTCTTTTCCCTATCGGGCGAAAGCACTTTTCTTTCTCCGTTAACAGCCGCCAGAAACTCGCTTACGTTTTTAAATCTCATATGCTTTTCGACAGCCATAGCCTTCATTACCGCATTGCTGAGGTTGGATGATATATCCGGATTTAGCTCGTGAGGCGGCACAACCGTATCCTGTATTTTTCTGTTTGTCGATTCTTCAGGCTTTACTCCCGTCAACATATAATACAACGTTGCGCCGAGCGCATATATATCAGAATAGGCTCCTGCGTTTTCCATACTGTCGTATTGTTCAACAGGGGAATAACCCGGTTTAAGTATTATATCTATAACATCGTCACTGCTGTCAGCGAGCTTCGCCGCACCGAGATCAAGCAGCTTGACGTGTCTTTCTTTATCGGAACATATAAATATATTGTCGGGTGCAACATCCCTGTGTATTATCTTATGCTCGTGAAGCGCAGAAAGCGCATTGCCGACCTCAGTAGCTATATACACGGCAAACTGCATATCTATCCTGCCCTTTTCCGCCATATACATATTCAGGGTTTCGCCCTCAAGCAGTTCCATTACTATGTAAGCGGTATCGTTAGCCTCGAAATATTCAAATACATTCGGAATAAATCTGCTGTCACCGAATTTTGCCATATTTCTTGCTTCCGCAAGGAATCTTCTTTTTCTGTATTCAAACTCCTGTCTTGACTTTTTGCTGACAATCACCTTATCCTCGCCTGCGGCTCTGGTCATTATCCTTCCGATAAAAAACTCCTTGACCGCAACAATCGCTTCGAGCTTAAGATCGAAAGCCTTGTAAATTATGCCGAAGCCGCCTGAGCCTACTGCCTTTCCGATATAATATCTACCCAAAAGCACTGTTCCGGGAATAAGGTGGGTAGGCAGCCCCGGGTCAGAGTCATAATCCTCTCCGCAAAACGGGCACATCTCCAGTTTGCTGTCAAATTCTTTAAAGCACGATAAGCATCGCTTCATTTTTATATCCCCTTATCTTGTTATATAATCTTCCCATGAAAATCTGTCACAGCACAGCGGAATAAGCAGGAAATCGCTGTCACCGAGCGTTATCTTGTCCCAGGCTTCCAGCTGTTTTGTTTCCATCACTATTTCATCGTTGACGTATGTAAGTCCGCTGCTTTCTCCCGATTTTATATAGAACACACGCTTCTTAGGCTCATACACTATCATAGCATGTTTTTGCCTGGAAATACCGTTGTCGCCGGGTATCACTATGCGGTTTTCTTCACTTCTTCCCACCGAGTTCATACCGGAAAACAGCGAAAATCCTTTTCCGAAGTTTACGCCCTTGATACACACTATCCATCCTACAAGAGGTTCGTTTTGTGTTGCGGGAATATTTGTCGAAGCGGTGCCGTCTTCCTGCGTCTTTGGCACGGGCATACTGAAAAAGCCTATTGTCTTGTTTGAGTCAAGACGTGCATTCTTGATTTCATCTTTTATCGAAACAGCGACGCTGTTTCTGCTTTCTTCAAAGACTGCAGGCGGCTCGCTCTTTTTGACTGAAGCGTCCTCAACCTTTTTATCGCTGTGACTGTCCGCACCTGCCGCATCTGTCGCCGGCCTAGCGGCGGCACAGGAATAGATTTCATTTATCGGCTTGCTTTTATCGTTATCATTGCCGAATATGCTGAAGGTCTTATCAACCGCTCCTTCTTCTACACGGACTATCTCGGCAGCCTTCTTGTTATCCTTCATCCACGGGAACAGGTGCTTCTTCTCCTGCGTTACACTTTTTGCTGATTCGACACCGTTCGCATCATTTTCTTCAACCTTTACGGAATTACAAAGCGGGCATTTGTCATAAGTGTCGCTATCAAAAAAATGTCCGTTTAAACATCTGACTTTCTTCATGTTCTTCTCCGATTATTTAATATTTACAAGTGCGATTGTCATATTGTCACGCACTGTCCTTTTTTTCAGCGCTCCGTGCGATGCTTTCATTTCAAGCGCCTGCACCGCCTCACCGATATTTTTGAAATTAGTCAATATGCGGTTGATCTCCTCATCGGAAACCAGCTTGTACAATCCGTCTGTTGTCATCAGTATCCTGTCACCGCTGTGCAACGGAATACCTCTGACATTTATATCGACCTGCATCTCCCTGCCGACCCCAAGAAAGCTCGTAAGGCCGTCACCTTGCAGCATTTCTGTTTCGTAGGTCTGCCTGTCTATATTACCGTTTTTCAACTGTTCGGACAACGAAAGCGCATAGTTATGGTCTGTTGTTGCCTGAACCAGCTCGTTGTCACGCAGTATATAAAGTCGGCTGTCGCCTACGGAAGCCCATCTCAGCAAACCGTCAGCTATCAATATGCAGACAACTGTTGTACCGGCGCACACCATATTACCGTTTTTATCGGTAAAGGAACAAATAGCCGAATTTGCGGAAACAATCGCTTTTTCAAAAAAATCGTCCGGCTTACCGTCATTTTCAGACAGCAAATACTGATTGAGAAATTCTCCGACGGCTGTATTGCTCGCCTTTTTTCCGTCGTTCTCTCCGCCCATTCCGTCACAGATTACAGCCATAAGCCTGTCATCTGCAATCTCATAGCCTGAGCAGTCCTGCTGTTCTTCCCGTCCGCCTTTTACAGAATACAGCACAAGCTCTGCGTTGCGGTTTTCTTTCAGAAAGCTGTAATTATCATCAAAAATCTGCAATTATACATCTTTCCCTTCTATAAGTTACGGATCGCAATGGCGGAATAGTTATCCATCTCTCTGCCTTTTCCGTTTTTTCTGACCTCTTTTGTCATCATACCGAGCCATTCATCAGCCGAATCTGAATTTTTAAGATATTCGCACATTTTTTCTTCGGTTATCAGCTCCCAGAATCCATCTGAACAAAGTAAAAACGCATCGCATTTTCTCAGCGGAACAGGCTTCATAACATCAAACATATCCTTTTCCCATTCTATACCCATTACTCTAAGTACAGAACTGCGTTCAGGATGATTTCTTATTTCATCCTCCCTGATTTCCCTGCACAGTGCAAGCATCTGAGGAACACTGTGGTCAAGCGTTCTTGTCATAACCTTATTTTTGCGGAAAATGTACAGCCGTGAATCACCGATATGCGCCACATAAGCCTTTTTATCATCAACGGCAAGCGCAACGGCGGTTGTTTTCATTTTCCTAGTAGCGTTCAGCCTTATCTGTTCTCTCATAAGATTTGCCTGTGCGCAACGTAATGCGACAGGAAGAAAACCGGACATTTCGGTTGTGCCGAGCAGCATATTCCGGAACGTGTCGCATACGCATCCGGATGCGACATCACCCATTCCGTGCCCTCCAAGACCGTCACATAATATACAGGCAAAGCCTGACTTACCTGACGGTATAACCGCAATGCTGTCCTCGTTGACGCTCCTGTCGCCTTTATTTGTTATAGTTGAATATTCAAGCATAAAAACTCCGGGGTAATTCTTATTCTGTTTTATTATCAGGATTATTGTATGCTCTTATAAGCTGTTTCCATGGCTCAAATTCTTCGTTTTCATAGCCTGTAAAAACGACCTCAGTTATATCATATCGCTGAAATCCAATCTGTGCTTGTGGTCCGATATTTCCCTCAGGATATGGTACTCCTACATAATCGATAACCTTACCATTACCAAGTCCAGATTTCTGAAGATAACCGAATATCATTATCGGTTTTTTTATTCCTTGGATTTTTACAACCGAACCTATAGGTAAAACTGTGTTCATTTTTCATCCTCCGTTAACTAAATATAATTTTCCAACCGTCAAGCCACATATTGATAATACCGCCGCTTTTTTTGCAACTGTCGGTGACGGCATCTTTGATTACATCATAACCGTTTACAAGACCTTTGAATATTCCGCCGTTATCTGCATAATATGTACTTACCGAATTTGCCATATCATCTCCGAATATTGCTCTTGTCCACTCAGTATAAGCGACATTAAAAATACTGCCACCGTCTGTAGCGCCTCTTTTAGCGTACCAATCTCCTATAAAAGGTATTTTTGAAACAAAGCTGTATGCTTCATCCGCTACTGTATCCAGAACCGAACCGACCGTTGAATTCCATCCTATCTGAATAAGATTTTCCATTGACGGATTATCAATGAATTCTTTTGCAGCTTTAGTTCCATCCCATATTGAATTGATAATATATTTTCCGTACAATTTCTGGTCAAATCCTAATTCGAAATCAGGCGAACCGTCCGAGAATACTATTTCGGATATGCCATCGCCCGCTTTATCTGCGATATCTTTACAGAATTTTTCTATTGCCCCCTCAAAATCCTTATCAAAGAGTTGATGAGTTATTTCGTAAGCGCTTACGCCTGAACCAAACCAGTTCTTTGCACATGATTTTATATTTTCTCGTACAGAAGACGGTAACTTATTGTATTGTTCATCAATCAGGTCAAACACATCTTCGATAGAATCAATATTACTCGGTATTATGCTACTCGTCGCCCCTGCAGAGCCGTTGCTTCCTCCGCCTGACATCATTTTTGCCAGTACATCGTCAATGTTCTCAAACGACTCTGCGCATATACGGGCGGCTTCCGAGCCGTTGTTCAATGCGTCAACCACCGACCTGAAGCCGTTCTGCGCACTTATTATCTTTCCTGCAAAGTTGTTTGCAAGGTTTTTGCTCCAGTTACCGTTGATTGTGTTAAGCTCTGATACAACGCTGTCAAACAGGTTGTTGAAATCATTGCTTAGCGTTGAAAGCTGTGCCGCCTGTGATATTAGCATTTCGGGCGACAGCTTTATAGTTTCACTCATTTATTTTTCACCTCCGGCAGAAAGATCTATATCATTGAAATTGCATATCGCCGCACCCGGCATATCAACCGCAGGCTTGAACTGCGGAATGTCCTTTATAACAGAATCGATCGCACTGACGGCGGCTTCACTGATAACCACGGGACGATTGTGATAAGGGAGCATATTGTTATCGGTTTCGTGCGGCTTGCCGATCACGCCGATCGCACCCCATGCGGCATCCATAGCATTTGCTATTATCGAATCTATTCCGCCGGTGTTGTTGCACACATTCTTCTCGGTATTTTCAAAATCATTCACGACATCATTCAGCGCAGAAAGAAACGAGCTTGAATTATCCTGAAGTATCCTGATTTTTTTCTTGTTGTTTACGGTATATTCATTGATTGTATTCTTTTCCTTACAGCCCCAGTCCCTGTGTTCGGTTATTGCGGTCAGCCGTAAGGTCGCATTTTCTATCGCTTCGTTTGCTTCTTTTGCCGCTGCGGCAAGCTGCCTCAGCATATCGGTATCTATAGAAATCATATAAATCCGTTCCTTTCTTTCAGAATGAATTGCGTATTCTGTTGGCTGATTTTCTGTCAATTTCTTTAAAATCCGTTGTTGATTTTTCTATATATTCCTTGAACGCTTCAAGTATCTCCATCATCTTGCTTGTTCTGATGTCAAAGTCATGCAGGACATTTGCGTAAGCGGCACTTGACGCTCCCTGCCATGAATCTGAGATTGCTCCTGCAATGGAATTCAGCCGTGATTTCATATCATTGAGCTGATTTATCTTTTCTCCGATTGTTACAGAGCTTTCGATGAGAGCCGTGTCGTTGATTTTTATAAGAGCCATTTAATTACCTCCGTTTATTTCGTCACCGAATATCCTTGTGCTGTTGATAATCGATTCGGTAACCTCTTTATCGATTCTTTTGTATTTTGCTACGGTGCGGCTGATATAATCCTCTGTGTTTTCGAGAGCGGAAATGAGCTTATCAATCTGCATTTTAAGCTCATTGGCTTTTTCCACTACGGCTGTCGCCGTTTCTCCCTGACCGTCAGCCGCCTGCTTTATAA
This window of the [Eubacterium] siraeum genome carries:
- a CDS encoding protein phosphatase 2C domain-containing protein, with the protein product MLEYSTITNKGDRSVNEDSIAVIPSGKSGFACILCDGLGGHGMGDVASGCVCDTFRNMLLGTTEMSGFLPVALRCAQANLMREQIRLNATRKMKTTAVALAVDDKKAYVAHIGDSRLYIFRKNKVMTRTLDHSVPQMLALCREIREDEIRNHPERSSVLRVMGIEWEKDMFDVMKPVPLRKCDAFLLCSDGFWELITEEKMCEYLKNSDSADEWLGMMTKEVRKNGKGREMDNYSAIAIRNL
- a CDS encoding FHA domain-containing protein, which translates into the protein MKKVRCLNGHFFDSDTYDKCPLCNSVKVEENDANGVESAKSVTQEKKHLFPWMKDNKKAAEIVRVEEGAVDKTFSIFGNDNDKSKPINEIYSCAAARPATDAAGADSHSDKKVEDASVKKSEPPAVFEESRNSVAVSIKDEIKNARLDSNKTIGFFSMPVPKTQEDGTASTNIPATQNEPLVGWIVCIKGVNFGKGFSLFSGMNSVGRSEENRIVIPGDNGISRQKHAMIVYEPKKRVFYIKSGESSGLTYVNDEIVMETKQLEAWDKITLGDSDFLLIPLCCDRFSWEDYITR
- a CDS encoding protein phosphatase 2C domain-containing protein; this encodes MQIFDDNYSFLKENRNAELVLYSVKGGREEQQDCSGYEIADDRLMAVICDGMGGENDGKKASNTAVGEFLNQYLLSENDGKPDDFFEKAIVSANSAICSFTDKNGNMVCAGTTVVCILIADGLLRWASVGDSRLYILRDNELVQATTDHNYALSLSEQLKNGNIDRQTYETEMLQGDGLTSFLGVGREMQVDINVRGIPLHSGDRILMTTDGLYKLVSDEEINRILTNFKNIGEAVQALEMKASHGALKKRTVRDNMTIALVNIK
- a CDS encoding WXG100 family type VII secretion target, whose amino-acid sequence is MALIKINDTALIESSVTIGEKINQLNDMKSRLNSIAGAISDSWQGASSAAYANVLHDFDIRTSKMMEILEAFKEYIEKSTTDFKEIDRKSANRIRNSF
- a CDS encoding WXG100 family type VII secretion target, giving the protein MSETIKLSPEMLISQAAQLSTLSNDFNNLFDSVVSELNTINGNWSKNLANNFAGKIISAQNGFRSVVDALNNGSEAARICAESFENIDDVLAKMMSGGGSNGSAGATSSIIPSNIDSIEDVFDLIDEQYNKLPSSVRENIKSCAKNWFGSGVSAYEITHQLFDKDFEGAIEKFCKDIADKAGDGISEIVFSDGSPDFELGFDQKLYGKYIINSIWDGTKAAKEFIDNPSMENLIQIGWNSTVGSVLDTVADEAYSFVSKIPFIGDWYAKRGATDGGSIFNVAYTEWTRAIFGDDMANSVSTYYADNGGIFKGLVNGYDVIKDAVTDSCKKSGGIINMWLDGWKIIFS
- a CDS encoding peptidylprolyl isomerase — protein: MRFKSLCKAAAAVTLAAAMITASGCNNEKNDNTAEITVGPGDTLAEMTIQIGEETGKIRFKLFPEVAPKGVDNFVKLAQSGYYDGKTIHRVIKDFMIQGGSLRGNGTGGTTADKTEIPRETNNRMRAYYGALGYAEGSDGINSQFFIVNNKTPFDIAKTAANISSDLEEYKDRLKEEDKKTYTDYLSKLNSVPDDVKAKYLSSGGAFSIDGKYTIFGQAIEGLDFLDKISTVEVSSGNSIDDEAGIASKPAVSIIIKKIEIATIPTITETEATTTTRKSIRPSATTPAPSDTTTAETPAPDNTTAAETTAQ
- a CDS encoding serine/threonine-protein kinase; this translates as MLLGRYYIGKAVGSGGFGIIYKAFDLKLEAIVAVKEFFIGRIMTRAAGEDKVIVSKKSRQEFEYRKRRFLAEARNMAKFGDSRFIPNVFEYFEANDTAYIVMELLEGETLNMYMAEKGRIDMQFAVYIATEVGNALSALHEHKIIHRDVAPDNIFICSDKERHVKLLDLGAAKLADSSDDVIDIILKPGYSPVEQYDSMENAGAYSDIYALGATLYYMLTGVKPEESTNRKIQDTVVPPHELNPDISSNLSNAVMKAMAVEKHMRFKNVSEFLAAVNGERKVLSPDREKNMRRARRFIGIAAACVVLGVSTSAVAGAYLSKCSEQTLDSAVISVWYSVADGSYEAAAMKSITDDFTDKFGNVTVELTAIPEAEYADRLKTAAEKNELPDLFESSDIPDDLLKNAASVDAVLDSEQADNCLFIGKNKSMLSSSKKVPLGIEIPLACVITNGATSVKYDKESFSDISDFGTDIIAVADDAEKLTEYNFGTSVYASENEFLDNEENKCAVMLATTMDINRIKSTITNYTKSFVYYDSDKIRCDYVYEWSLGNKSEAQVKAAERLLSWMLGNVYQSTLMISKCNDGQIPLNETCFKEKIKSKNLAYIGDIYTNFEFTGEETH
- a CDS encoding DUF4176 domain-containing protein, which translates into the protein MNTVLPIGSVVKIQGIKKPIMIFGYLQKSGLGNGKVIDYVGVPYPEGNIGPQAQIGFQRYDITEVVFTGYENEEFEPWKQLIRAYNNPDNKTE
- a CDS encoding PASTA domain-containing protein — its product is MNKRCMGCMEQYDSGLEICPYCGYVEGTGAEEAIHMAPGSILLDRYIIGRVLGYGGFGVTYIAWDGKLEQKVAIKEYLPSEFSTRIPGQSCVTLLGGEKNEQFRDGLKKFVEEAKRLAKFQNESGIVKVFDSFTENETAYIIMEYLEGETLSDRLKRDKVIPEDEAVSMLMPVMRSLETVHKEGILHRDIAPDNIFLTTNGQVKLIDFGASRYATTSHSKSLTTIIKPGYSPKEQYDSRGDQGPHTDVYALAGTLYKMITGVTPPEAMGRNAECETRKRDPLMPLHKYCKSISQKRENAILNALNIRIEDRTPDVASFMKELDSEPPAKRRYGKIKKIDLYHWPVWLKVGIPALMAVVITFGALLATGVINFPSLFTEEIVIPDGIVSVPDVEGLSKDEAIRLIEEANLTASSEGSIESKYIDAGVIVLQTPTGSSYLEENGIVTLMISSGNGVVKEENGVCTVPYVIWDDKKTALSKLKEAGFDKPVIEEKNDDNVAAGKVISQSIEAGEKVEKGTTVTIVISKGSKSMKMPNVKGMTYSEAEKTLKAMGLVVAAQYEKNDSVPENTVLKQSVKDGDNVSKGTKITLTVSSKNNTLKVPALTGVDKASAVSQLEKLGFKVTILEGESDAPENTVYAQSPLPGSEQKSGTSVIIYVCTASNEPSLVKVGNVTGNKENEAISTLEKAGFSVSVSKEYSDNVAEGVVIRQEPAADTEKNYGSKVVIYISRGVQMLTVNNVVGKKRSEAENTLKKTGFAVEIKESFNSAVAPGKVIKQSPAADEKLKKGGKVTIYVSKGKQKFDVATVYGMTEDEARKALAKFDVSVVYDGYSTDIPYGSVLSQEPAGATSLEEGSVIRLTLSKGPDWSDYTDTLPSEVTSDEYEITEQTRYSYRDKQTTTSNDSSKDGWTQYDSSWAWSEYGSWSGWSSSWVGSDDSRQVETKTVTDKEGYTEYRYGRYEGKRAKTGKWGSHWCRTCGINKQGWIESTIYYKWTDWSTSRKSVTDKGRCSHVNYQYQYFYDKSPYQYYKEESRWIAPVTHTEYRYRERRKIYTYYYYRWDDWSSYSENEVSQSSDREVRTKTYYSYRRK